The genomic stretch CTTGGGGCACGGCATGCGATTTCCCGGCATGAACACCAATGGCCATGATCAGAGCGGCAATCAACAACATCCACCCGCCTAATCGCTTACAAAAAAGAAGAAGAAGCGTGCCCCCAAATACGATAATGGGAAACAGTTGCCCCGTATATCGCATCCAAGATGAAAGATGAATTGCGGGCAAGTTAATGTAGGGTGAAAACGTACCATTAAAAAGTGGCTGCATATCGATCATCTGCAATGGAGATATGAACGCGCGCCCAATATATGGAACCCAGTGGAGGATATATACTGCCGGAAGGATGGAAACGGCACTTAAAACAAAAAACAAACCCGTTTCTTTTTCTCGGACACGCGCTAGACACCATGCCGAACCCGGAGCAAGCAATGGAATTACGATAAGCAAATAGCGACCTTGTACACAGGAACCGCCAAACCATGCCAAATTCGTACATGATGTTAATATGCATGCAATAAACGTCAGAAACAGTCCTATGGAAAAAAGGGATTGGCTTCGATCTTTCCAGATCCACACCATGCTTGCTGGAAGCATCCAGTAAATGAGAGGAAATAAAGGTGCGAGACCCCTTTCATGAATAAAACTGTACCAGCTGCCAATCATGGCAGAACACAACGTACTTTCTATGGGATATGCCGTTCAGCCGATGTACATACGGAACTGGATATACAAAAATGCCCCATAACCCACAAAGGACAACAGACTGAACACCGTCAACCTGACAATGCGTTGACCCCATCGTTCGTCCTTACAACCAAACAAACCCATTAAACCAAAAAAACCGAATGCCATAAGACTGAGAGGAATGAATCGGGTATGAGCAAAGGGCAGATAACTGTTCATTAAAACCGTAATAAACGTCGCCGACCAGGGACGCTGCCGCTGGGCTGATACGCCCCAGAAAGACCAGATTAACAAGGTTGCCCCAAGTGTTTCCGGCAGAAAACGAAATGCATATAGTACCCAATAGGTGCTACAGCCCACAGCCAGCGCAACAACCAACGATGCTCTCATCCCTGCTCTACTTTTCATATTGAGAAGAAAAAGCCCTGTGACACCAAACCCGGCAATTAAACCAAGTAGCAAATGATGCCCAATCATCTTCCACATGTGAAATGGACAGGCAAGAACGGGCAGCCCTATCGGATGCCAGCTATAGCAGTGAGGAGCTCGGGAAGCAGGCGCAACATGCAGATAGGCTTTCCCGTATTCCTCTATCAATTCAGCAGTCAAATTATTCTGAATATCCAAGTCCCCATCGTCATACAGGCTTTCGGTCTGAATGAGATAGTGCCCTTCATCACCCACATGCTCACCTGCATAGATAGATAAATAATACCCCCCTGCTCCATAAGCCAAAGACGCCAAGAGAAACAGTATCCATGCTACTGATGATCCATGTATCCCGCTCGGTCGTCGACTCGTCGCATATAAACGCACAGCCACCCAAACAATGATCGAAATCTGACCATAAAACAATCCATTGGCAACAACACCGAAAGGGAGCAAATCCCCGCATAATGCGAACGCCGCCGGGAATGGACTCCAGACTAACGGAGCAAATGGCCATCCCCATCGACTGCTTACCTGGCCCGTCCCTGAAAAATCCGTACGCCTCAATAAACGCCAGCACATCACACACAATACCAAGGTAATACCAATAAGCGGCCAGCGGATCGCCGGCATAAGGCGACATTGCCATACAATCAATGATTCATGATGCGCGACAGGAATGCGCCATGCGGCTCCCCACAGATACAAGACCCCCGCCCAACCACTGCATAGAAAGGGCAGTAACAAAGGCCACACCGATCTTTTTCCGTGCAACATCGTCATTTTAACGACCATCCTCAGTACAACCATGAGCGAACAATCCCTTTACCATCATCCCGAGCCGCGCACTTAATCGCTGCCATACCCGGCTGGCCTTTACGAAAAACAGACAACCACCCCATCCCGCATCATATACGGCCTTCAATACGCTCCCCAAGGAAGCCCGATGATGATGATAGATCGCGGCCAAGAATAAACAGACCTCGACATTTAAAAGCGCCGCCCGCCTGCTTTGCAATGTGCGTGAATTATCAGGAAGCCTCTTTTCAAAGGCACGGTAAACAGTCATCAATTGCTCTCTATAAGCAACGGGATCGCGAGTTATTGAGCAGGTTTGTGAGGACGGATGAATGCGAAAGCATACGGTTGGAACAGGATTGTACATAGCAGAATGCTGCGACGCCAGTGTCAGCCACAGCATCCAATCAGCTGTGAATTTTAACTCATGATGCATCGGCATCGTTTCGATGATCACATCCCGCTTAAAAACAAGTGCAGGAATGGCTATATAATTTTGTACTAAAAGGGGAAGAAACCAATCTCGCGACGAAAGCTCCTGCATCTCTCCACTGCCGAACGGAGCACTCCAACGCCCAAGAACCTGTCCAGAAGGAGATACAAAATTAGCAGAACTGAATAAAACCGCTGCATATGGATGCTGTTCTATTGTTTTCATTATCCATGCAAGCCGCCCAGCCATCCACTTATCATCCTGATGAAGGAAACATAAATAATCCCCCTTTGCAGCGGTAATACCCAAATTCGTATTCGTTACCCAGTTTCCGGAACGTTCTGTCTTCACATATCTTATGCAAACACGATGATCATATGACTTGATAATCTCCATTGAACGATCAGTAGACCCGTCATCAATGATGATCAGCTCCAGCTCGTCTATATTGCCCTTTTGGCAGCAAACACTTTCCAATGCTTCTACAATATATTGCTCCCCGTTATATATCGGCATAATTACGGATAACACGGTCATGTATTAGCAACTCCTGATAACAGCATCCTTATCCCCTGATAAAATCAAACAACCACGAACAATCTCTGCCCCGATCCTGTCCACCGACAACAACAAACGTTTCAGTATTGTCTAAAAAATGATTACCGCATGTCAATTATAAAAAGGAATGACGTGCAGGAGCAGAGATCAACTCCATCCGCCCTTTTTAGGCATCACTTTTTTGTGTTACGGGATGCAAATTTTTTGACCAACTGTTCGACAAGATCAGCCAGTGCATCTGGATCTTTTTGATCAATAACTTGATCCATTAACGCCTGTTCGATATCCTCTCTAAATTTATCGATTATTCGCCCCAGATAATCGAACCGCCGTTCCAGTTCTTCCTTATCTCCCGTCTCCCAAAAGGCC from Spartobacteria bacterium encodes the following:
- a CDS encoding glycosyltransferase, with product MTVLSVIMPIYNGEQYIVEALESVCCQKGNIDELELIIIDDGSTDRSMEIIKSYDHRVCIRYVKTERSGNWVTNTNLGITAAKGDYLCFLHQDDKWMAGRLAWIMKTIEQHPYAAVLFSSANFVSPSGQVLGRWSAPFGSGEMQELSSRDWFLPLLVQNYIAIPALVFKRDVIIETMPMHHELKFTADWMLWLTLASQHSAMYNPVPTVCFRIHPSSQTCSITRDPVAYREQLMTVYRAFEKRLPDNSRTLQSRRAALLNVEVCLFLAAIYHHHRASLGSVLKAVYDAGWGGCLFFVKASRVWQRLSARLGMMVKGLFAHGCTEDGR